The genomic interval TAGGATTATGCGATGGAATATTTTTTTGGAACTCATTTAACTTACGATCAATATTATGATCTGGAATGTATGCTAGCCCCTTATTTTCAAGTTTTAATGGGTCAATAACTGCACCTTTAAAAGGTTCTAAAAACACAGATTCTTTTAAAGAGTTATAATTTAAAGAGTACGGATTTAGACATAACTCCAAAATTATTTCATTATTAAAGACATAACCTACAATTGCAGCATCAATGTTATTTCTTTTGTAAAATGCACTATCCCTAAAGAAATAACAAGTTTTTGTATTATTTCCATTTGAAACAAGAGTACTACCATAAATTGTATCTTTAAATTGGTCTGTTTTTGTTTTTTCATTTATCCCAGATGCTATAAATGAAACTATTTTGAAATCATGCGGTTTATCAGAGGACGAAAGAAGCTGACTATTTGCTTTGTCTATTATTTTAGATAGATTACTATTTATTCCAAGTTTAGCTTCGACTACAGATACTTTTCCAGCAGATAAACTTGCTTCCCTTTTTTTTACAATACTTGGGTCATCCTTTTTGAGCTTTGCTTCTAGTAAAGCCGTAGAACCTTGATACTTTACTAAGAAATCAGCTTCTTCCTTTTCAGATTCTGGGATTTTTTCAACTACATACCCTAATTTTATCAACATTTTATGAGCTATTTCATCTGAAACCATAATCTCTTTTATTTACACGTAAAAAACTCAGGGATAATAAATCTCCCACCTTATCCACTTTATATTTTATGATGAAGCTATAAATGTATCTCGCGCTATATTGCCAATTGTATTGGTAGCCACAGAATCAAATGTTGCTCCAATAATCCCCCCAAACAAAGGAACTGCTTTACCAAGGTTAATTGCTCCTTTTTCACCAAACTTAGTTAATAGCCTAAATCCTACTTTTTGATTAATTATTACAATTGTTTTCCCGCTAATATTCTTCACTGTACTTTCAGTAAGTTTTCTTCCAATATGAATACCAATATCTTTGAGAATATCTTTAGCTGCATTTCCTGTTAAACATATATAAATAAGAGACTTAACTTTATCATCATGTAAATCATGACCGCCCATGTGTGCAATTGTTGCAATCATTCGAATTTGAACATACATTACACTTGTGATATTTGCAGGAACAGCTATGGGCATTGTAATAATCCCACCTAGACCAGTTAAAAAACCAGATGTCCCTGCTTTAGTATTTTGCCAACGAATTAAAGAATTAACTTTTTTTCCTAAAGAACCTTCAGCGTTTAAATAGCTTTCAGCCATTTCACTTGCGGAGTCCAATCCAGGAACACCATTAATTGCTTTATCATAAGCCCAATCAAGCGTTTTCATTATTTTACTTTCAGTTATTTTTTCAACCATAATACATTTTTTTATCACACCTTAACTGGTAAAAATTAAACTAAGCTAGAGTTAGGTGTAAAAACCTAACTCTAAAATAAGCACATAATAAAAAAAGTAAAATATTTATGTCCTTTTCTCATCCACTTAGTTATTTTTTAGGTTATTTTAAAAAATTGCACCCTACCTAAAAATTGATTCGGCAGATAAATTAACTACCATGAATACTCCATTTTCGTTAAAAATCTATCCAAATTATCTGTTAATTCTTCAGCATACTCACCTGCTTAAGTAGACATTTTTCTTGACATTCTTTCTACAGCTCGCTTTGCACTCTCTTTATTTTCCTTGGCTGAACCCTCTAATTGCTCAAGCTTAACAATTATTCCAGTAGGATGCTCGCCATTATAATTTAATGCAGCTAAAGCTATAACTGTCTTTGAGCTACTACTGCCATGCTTAGTTATATTTGAGATAAAATTTTTTTTGCGGAAGGTTGTTCTTCAAGTGAAAAAATCTTTTCAAAATTATCATCATCAACGATGATGATATCTGGTTTTATATCTGTGTTTTCTATCTGGTATAGGTTGGGATATTTCTCCCAATCGTTGATTTTCAAGGTCTGTAGAAGTTTCTTGAACAATTTTTAACCATTTTTGTTCATTTTTAAAAGCGTACCAACTTGTTTTGTCAAAGCCTGTATTTTTAGCGTATTTTTCTAATGTTTTTTTAAACATTGCTTCGTCATATTCTTTTTGAGACTTAAAGCCTTGTCTGTCCCACATTTCTTTGACTTTAGGCTTTTTAGGGGAAAGTGGGGTAAATGTATCATTTTTAACACTATTCAACATAGCGCGTAAATAAGAGACTTTATTTTTAATTGTTGAAGTTTTAATCTTAACGAGCAAAACTGCTAATACTTCGATTTGTTTTTGATTTGATATTTGAGATAAAATTTTTTTTGCGGAAGGTTGTTCTTCAAGTGAAAAAATCTTTTCAAAATTATCATCATTAACGATGATGATATCTGGTTTTATATCTGTGTTTTCTATCTGGTATAGGTTGGGGGATTTCTCCCCATCGATTGGGAGATTTCTCCCAATCGTTGATTTTCAAGGTCTGTAGAAGTTTCTTGAACAATTTTTAACCATTTTTGTTCATTTTTAAAAGCGTACGAACTTGTTTTGTCAAAGCCTGCTTTGTTGTAATTTCCTTTTCATATATTTCTGTAATTTCCCAACCTGCATGTTCAGCAACGTTTAAAAGCTCACGTCTTTGGTTTTCGGTGGTTTGCCCATCGGTGGACACTCTTATATATATAGCTACACGTTTTTTCATATATTTATACCTCTCTCCAGCCTACCTTGTTGAATCTTAGGGTAATTATGATAAATTTTATTGTTAAGTAATTTACCATTTTTATGTTTATTTCGCTTAACACCATCAGCACCCCAAGTACCCCATTGCTTGAAAAAGAAAGCGATATTTTGCCTATCACATTGTTCTTGAATATTTAATACCCATTGTTCTTCCATTGGACGCGCTTTACTTCCACTTTCACCGCCAACAATAACCCAATGAATATTAGAAAAATCAACTTCTCCTAAGTCTTCTAATAAAGGTTCAATGGATAAAAAACGAATTTTTGCAGGTATTTTTTTTAGGATTTCTATGCGTGGCAACCCTTCTTTAATATTTTCAACACTTACGCCTAACCAAACATTATCAGGAACATTTCTATCTTTAAAATAGGCTACAAGCTGATTTTCTCGTTTCGTTAATATTTGGTAACGGTGTTGTGGCGTTTGTTTAATTACCTTAAATACCTTATCAATAAATGAAAAAGGTATGTCCTCATGGAATAAGTCGCTCATTGAATTAACAAAATAGGTTGTCGGTTTTTTGCGCTTAATGGGCTGTGATAATCGCTCTGGTAGCAAACTTAACTCAAACCCATTTTGATAGCCATTTGTTCCCATTGCTTTTAAACGTTTTGCCATTATCTCAGCATAGCAATGTTTACAACCTGCTGAGACTTTCGTGCAACCTGTTGTAGGATTCCACGTTTGTTCTGTCCATTCTATTTGGCTTTTAGTTGTCATAAGTAAACCTTATTTCTTTGGTTATTTTCTCAGCAATATTCCATTTTCCTTGCTTCTCAGTAATATTATTTCCATTTTCGTCTTCTATAACTATTTTATTTTTCTTACAAATATCTTTTAAAGAGTTTTTTGCGTGTTTAGGTAAAAATTCTTCCTTGATACTGAAATCTATTATTTCATTATTAGTCATTATTTTTCTATTTTTTAATTCTTGCTCTAGTTTTTGGGTAAGAACATCAAATCGTAAAGTTCCTTGAGTTTCTTGGTATCCAAATAAATCATTTGTTTGTTGTGATTTAATATTTATTCCCTTTCCATCGTTAGATTCTTTTAATGCTATTTGATTCATCAATAACATCCCTTTTTGATGTCTTGTTAAAAGAAAAATAGCATTTTTACAAGTTCCATCATCCAACAAAATAGGACGTACATAATCTAAACCTAATTCTTCTTTTATTTTTTCTTTAATAGATTGCATAAAATCATCAATATCATCATAGTTTGCCATTCCTTTAGTAGTAAATTCCTCTACAAATTGCCTTGTTTTATGATCTTTTTGAAAACCCTTATTACTCGAAAATCTATAGCTATGAAAAACAGGTATAAATAAAAATACTTCTGATTTTGGCAAAAACATTAAATCTCTTAAATTATCAAGAGTCACATCAGAATAGGTGAATGGATCAAGAAAAAAGAATTTTGGGGTACTGTAATTTTTATATTTAGATAATATTTGGAAAAGTATTGATTGAAAATCAAGATTTTTTATGGGGTGTATTTTTATAGATGGATGTGAATATTTTTTAAGTTGTAATGTTAAATTGTCACTGTTTTTCTTATCTTTATCATTGAATAATATCTCAATTATTGGATTTGTTCGTTTAATTATTGGGCTGTCTAAAATATATTTAGCTCGGTCTAATAACACAAGTGGACTGCCGTCTTGATTACCATTTTTTCCTGCACCACAAAATAAATCAGCAATTAAACAACTTTCAAAACCTTGTAATATTTTAGGGCTACCAACTTAAGGCGGGACAGTTTTAAATCCCCAATATTTACAAAGTGAGGAAAATCAACAATCGTGCAGTAGTTGATTTTACTGGATGTCCCGTCTTAAGTTGGTAGCCTATATTCACGATATATTTTTATTTTAGCGGCTGTTAATTCACTTTGCTGGTTAAAAAAATCACTCATTTTTATCCTTATTTATCTCAATATACAAAAAAAATCTGTTTTGTTCATTCTAACCCATCAATCAATTCTTGATAACGTTCAAACAAAAAGGCAACCCGTGCGGCATCGTCTTTTTTGCCTTTATATCCATAAGCGGCATCGACTACTTTATCTAGAGCGTTGTGGGCTTTGACTAAATCGGCGGGCATTCCCTCTTTAGCGTATAACATCGCTAATGAGCATTTTTGATTTTGTTTTGCACATAAATCTTCTTCGGCTTTTCGGGCATCTAAAATTTGTTGTGCGGCGGTTTCTATCTTTTTTATTTGTGCCGATTTTAGGTTTTCTGGGAAAGGAAAATTATTATAAACAACTGTATTTGAATAACTGTAATCACTCTTTAAACGTCCGCAAACGGTTCTCATCCATGCGTTATGAAAATGGCTTGTTAGGATGCCAAAATCATAAAGTCTTGCATCTGGAATCATGAATGCAGAATCCTTACAAATAGTCGAAGCTTTAACATATCCCATCGGTATAAATTTTCGAGTTTCAGAGGAAACCTTTGGTATTAGTAAATAAGGTTTATCTTTCTGCCTATTTTCACCAAATAGATAAGGTGTATCTGCTAATTTTTGAGTAGGTATTTTAGGGCTGGCTAAACGCATTTTTTTAACTAGCTCCATACGTGTTTTAATTTCAGGTGAGTTTGTTCTATCATTTATAGTACTATTTTCCAACCACAAACAATAACGTGGAATATTATTAATAAACTCATGTGAGCCTAATATTTTCTGAATATATTTAGCAGCAATAAGGTCATTCTCTCGAATAATATTTGCCTCTTCCTCTGACAATAATAAATGACCTCCATCTGTAGGTTGACTTCCTTTTGTCATTTCTGGAATACTGTGCTTTATTGGCTTGCGACGTTTTTGAATTAATACTGTAGGTGCATCAACAAAGTAAGGGTTAATTTGCTGTGCTTTTATTTCAATTGGCTCACCACTAATATCATCCCCATAATCAAATAAGCGATAAGACTCTAATTCTTGCAACCCAAAACCCATAATCACACAATGGACAGCCGCAACGCCTTTACCTTCATTACTCCAACGAAAAGTACGATGAGCAAAATAAAGCCGAATATTTAACCTCAATAATTCTGTCCATAAAATTGCTACTTGTTCGCCTTGCGTTAAACTATTCGTTGAAACAAAGGCGACAGAAATATTTTTATTTTCTTGAATATAA from Methylococcales bacterium carries:
- a CDS encoding phage Gp37/Gp68 family protein is translated as MTTKSQIEWTEQTWNPTTGCTKVSAGCKHCYAEIMAKRLKAMGTNGYQNGFELSLLPERLSQPIKRKKPTTYFVNSMSDLFHEDIPFSFIDKVFKVIKQTPQHRYQILTKRENQLVAYFKDRNVPDNVWLGVSVENIKEGLPRIEILKKIPAKIRFLSIEPLLEDLGEVDFSNIHWVIVGGESGSKARPMEEQWVLNIQEQCDRQNIAFFFKQWGTWGADGVKRNKHKNGKLLNNKIYHNYPKIQQGRLERGINI
- a CDS encoding recombinase family protein, translating into MKKRVAIYIRVSTDGQTTENQRRELLNVAEHAGWEITEIYEKEITTKQALTKQVRTLLKMNKNG
- the tcmP gene encoding three-Cys-motif partner protein TcmP, producing MADLFCGAGKNGNQDGSPLVLLDRAKYILDSPIIKRTNPIIEILFNDKDKKNSDNLTLQLKKYSHPSIKIHPIKNLDFQSILFQILSKYKNYSTPKFFFLDPFTYSDVTLDNLRDLMFLPKSEVFLFIPVFHSYRFSSNKGFQKDHKTRQFVEEFTTKGMANYDDIDDFMQSIKEKIKEELGLDYVRPILLDDGTCKNAIFLLTRHQKGMLLMNQIALKESNDGKGINIKSQQTNDLFGYQETQGTLRFDVLTQKLEQELKNRKIMTNNEIIDFSIKEEFLPKHAKNSLKDICKKNKIVIEDENGNNITEKQGKWNIAEKITKEIRFTYDN
- a CDS encoding EcsC family protein encodes the protein MVEKITESKIMKTLDWAYDKAINGVPGLDSASEMAESYLNAEGSLGKKVNSLIRWQNTKAGTSGFLTGLGGIITMPIAVPANITSVMYVQIRMIATIAHMGGHDLHDDKVKSLIYICLTGNAAKDILKDIGIHIGRKLTESTVKNISGKTIVIINQKVGFRLLTKFGEKGAINLGKAVPLFGGIIGATFDSVATNTIGNIARDTFIASS